DNA sequence from the Candidatus Neomarinimicrobiota bacterium genome:
ACAACCTTGTTGTTCGCAACAAAGGCTAGAAAACTTACATGGACGGGGTAGGACGTACCGTCAGGAAACCATCTGTAAAAAGAGGTTCTGGGAATAATTTATCTCTTGACTTTCTTTTTCATAGAAGACTGATTCGATATTCCATTGATTAGCCGTTCTCTACCGACGCCACTTGGTTTGGCCAGAAAGCATGGTACCTGAGCATCCAGGATTCACTACCCTTTAACATAGGACCAGATTTTACAGATCAGACCCTGCTTTAGTTCTAGAATATCTATTCCCCTGAGATTGGCCAGTTCCCCTATATTTTCCGGGAAATCATAGCGCCAGCGCATAATGCATTTGAATCCAAGACTGCTGATATCTTCCAATTCAATACGAGCACCAGGATGTACCTTAAAAAAATCCTCCCAAAACTGAGTCAGCTCCGATTTCCCTGAATAAACAGCCCCTGCGGGAGTCGGGCCAGAGGACTCCAGGATACAATCTACAGTAATTAATTCTGCCAAGGCTTTCACATCATTCTTATTGAAAGCCTCGTTATATTTAAGACCGATCCTAATGGCTGATTCAACACGTGACATACGTATAGGATTCATAGGTATATCTCCCTGAGCGATGCCACTATGTCACTCGCAGATGTAAGCTAATTGGGTTAGATCGAATCAAAATATTTTGCCCTCAGGAATCCCTTGCTTGTGGGATAACCTTCAAAGTTAGGGATACTTCACATCAGAGCAACTCCAAAGCAAATATTACCTTTTTGCCCTTATTAGTAGTATTCCCACTTTTGAGAATTACCTTCAACGATATGCTCAAGTATTGGCGCAAATTATTAGAAACAGCACGGTTCTTCCACCTGGGATGGCTCCTCCTGGCAAGCTTCAGTGTTATCCTGTTTATTCTGGGTGTCTGGGAGATACTTGAACATCAGATTTTCAAGAAAACGCTTGAAGCATCAGTCATCATTGGCCTGGCTGTTAGAGGGTTTCTTGTCTTTGTTCTGCTGGGTGGCTGGACCATCTGGATTGTCTATCACTTCCGAATTCAGCTTGTCGATCAGCTTTCAGCCACAGAGAGCCGTTATAGAAATATTGTTGAGAATTCTGCTGACGCCATTATTACCATTGGTGAGGACAATCGCATACAGAGCTGGAACAAGGGCGCAGAACGGTTATTTGGTTGGACGGCCAATGAAGCTATTGGCGAAGCTATTGGAATAATGATTCCTCATAAGCTCATGCAATCGGGAGAGCTTCTCTGTCTGGCCTATGGTATCACCAAAGCCAATGAGGTTAAGAACTACCAAACCGAACGTCTGGATAACCGGGGCAGGACAATCCCCGTAAACCTCACTGAGTCCGCATTGCTTTCCAATGGGAAAGTCCTGGGACGATCCCAGATCATCAGGGATATATCAGAACTTCAAACCATTGAACATCAGATGCGGCAATCAGACCGGTTGGCTACTGTCGGTCAGTTGGCAGCAGGTGTGGCTCATGAAATTGGTAATCCCCTTACCTCTATTTCCTCCCTGGTTCAACTCCTTGAGCGCAGAATGGACAACCCTGATCATATTGGTAAATTAGCCAGAATTCGAGCCAATATTGAGCGTATTACCAAAATTGTACATGAACTGGTCGATTTTACCAGACCACCTGCCACTGATGTACAGACAGTACAAATCAATGATGTCGTTGAAAATGCTGTGGGACTCATGAGTTATGATAATCGAAGTCAGAAAATAAAAATAGAACTTGACCTCTCCCCCAACCTCCCAAGAATTAAAGCCTCGCCTGATAAATTGCATCAGGTCGTTGTGAACCTGCTTGTGAATGCTTTTGATGCCATGCGGGAGAGCGGAGACACAATTATGATCACGACCTCAGCAAATACCTCTTCGGTCTCAATAAATGTGACGGATAACGGAGGTGGAATGACACCTGAGGTTTTGGATAAAATATTTGAACCTTTCTTTACCACCAAAGATATAGGTAAAGGAACAGGTCTGGGACTTTCTGTGAGCCATGGGATTATTAACAGTATGAAGGGCTCGTTGAATGTAAACAGCACACCCGGTGAAGGGGCTACCTTCCTCATCGAAATACCGAAGGAATCATAAATATGGATACATCTATTCTCATTGTTGATGATGAGCAGGAAATCAGAGACTCTTTGTCCGAAGTATTGACCGATGAAGGATTTTTAACCTATACAGCCGAGAATGGCGCAGTTGCCCTGGAAATGATGAAGGAGATTCATTACGATATCATTATTTCTGATATCAAAATGCCAGAGCTCGACGGTGTCACTCTCCTTCAAAAGGTAAAGGAACAGGCTCCCGACACTTTTGTGATCCTGGTTACTTCGTATGGATCGACTGAGACCGCTATCAACGCCATGCGCATGGGGGCTATTGACTACATCCTCAAACCCATCGATTTTGATGAACTTATTTTGAGAATAAAGAACATTGATCTTCATAAAGAGCTCTTACGAGAGGTTCGCTTCCTGAGGCAGGAAATATCAGCCAAGTACAACTATGAGCATATCATCGGTGAGAGCATCGCCATGAAACGCATGTACAGACTGATTGATAAGGTTGCGCCCTCCACATCAACTGTATTGGTGGCTGGTCGGAGTGGTACAGGTAAAGAACTTGTGGCTCGAGCCATCCATGCTCGTTCGGAGCGGGCTCACAGACCATTTGTGGCTATTAACTGTGGTGCCATTCCTGAAACGCTCTTCGAATCTGAGTTGTTTGGATACAAGAAAGGTGCTTTCACGGGAGCTTCAAGAGATAAAGATGGTGTTTTCAAGGCAGCGGCTGGAGGTACCCTATTTCTGGATGAAGTTGGAGAAATTCCGCTCCAGGTACAGGTTAAGCTTCTTCGAGTAATTGAGATGCGGGAAATCAAACCCCTGGGAAGCAATACGATTATCCCCATAAATGTTCGCATTATCGCAGCGACCAACCGAGATCTGGCCAAGGAAGTCGAAAAAGGCTCATTTCGTGAAGATCTGTACTATAGACTCAACATAATCGAGATTTATCTGCCAGCCCTGTCAGAAAGAAAGGATGATATTCCTCTTCTGGTCACTCATTTTGTCAATAAATACAATAATGAGTTAAAAAGAAGAATCATTGGTGTGGACAATGATGCCATGAAAAATCTGGTGAATTATAACTGGAAGGGTGAAGTAAGAGAGCTGGAGAATATTATAGAAAGAGCCGTACTTTTAAGTGACGGAGATATGATATCTCTGGAAGACTTGCCCAAGCGGACAGTTGAAAGTTCGAGCTCTGGCTATCCAGATAATCTCAAGGAAGCCAGCCGCAGTTTTGAAAAAAAGCATATTGTTCATATGCTCGAGAAATGCGAAAATGATAAAGCCAAAGTTGCCGATATTCTGGGTATAGGATTGAGTAGCCTCTATCGCAAAATTGATGATCTGGGGATTGACACCGAAAGCGAATGATTTTGTAACAAATCTGATTTTGGGGTGTCAAAGTATACGCAACATTGAAAATGAATGATTCGCTATCACCACATAAAGATGGTGGAGCTTGATAAAATAACTGGAGACATTATGTCAGAACAAAACCACAAACAGGTTATCATCATTGGTTCTGGACCAGCCGGATTAACAGCTGCCATTTACGCGGCGCGAGCAAATCTTGAGCCCATTATATTTGAAGGGGATCAACCCGGAGGTCAGTTAACAACCACGAATGATGTGGAGAATTACCCAGGCTTTGAAGAAGGAATTACTGGACCAGAGCTGATGGATGTCATGCGTAAGCAAGCTGTTCGTTTTGGGGCCGTATCAAAATTTGAATATGTCACTGCAGTCGATTTCTCATCAAAACCGCACAAAGTCAGCGTTGGTGATAAAGAATATACTGCTGACGCAGTGATTATAGCAACTGGCGCGTCTGCCAGATACCTTGGGCTGCCTTCTGAGCAAAAGCTTAAGGGTTTTGGAGTCTCTGCCTGTGCTACTTGTGATGGGTTTTTCTACCGCGACAAAGAAGTATTCGTGGTTGGTGGTGGTGATTCAGCGCTGGAAGAGGCGGGATTTTTAACCAAATTTGCTTCTAAAGTTTATCTGGTACACAGGAGAGATGAATTCCGTGGTTCGAAAATCATGCGCAAACGCGTCCTGGATAACCCAAAAGTTGAAGTCCTCTGGAATACAACTATTGACGAAGTTCTTGGAGAGCCTGATAAAGGTGGTGTCGTCGGTGCCATATTAAAAGACACGGTTACTGGAGAAACCAGGGAACAAGCCATTGATGGTATTTTCATGGCCATTGGTCACACACCGAATACAGCGATTTTCAAAGATCAGCTCAAGACTGATGAAACAGGATATCTCATCACCAAGCCCGATTCAACGGCTACTGATATTGAAGGTGTTTTCGCAGCAGGTGATGTCCGCGATCACGTCTATCGTCAAGCTGTCACAGCAGCAGGCAACGGTTGCATGGCAGCTCTGGAGGCAGAACGCTACATCACGGAGATGAATGATTAACGATTAATCAGAGATTGATGATAAAGAAAAACGAGGATTAAAGTCCTCGTTTTTTGTTTCTGCGCTAAAAAGTTTTATCAGACAAACTCTTAATCCACAACTTCCTCAAGAAGTACGGTTAAAGTGCCCTCATCTGATTCAGATAAATCCCGTTTTAAATCATCAATGAGTATGGCTGACTGGTAAAAGTTGGTTCGTTTAAAAATACGTGAACCAAAACATTCATTAAACAGATCGTCAACCCTCTCTGGGGTGAATATTGTCTTGTGGTAAATATCATCAGGATGATTTAGGGGAAAACTGAGTAGCAAACATCCACCAGGTTTTAAAGTGGATATTAAGGCTGCCATTCCCACTATGGGATCATCTAAATGCTCAAGCGTCTCATAGGAAATAATTGCATCGAATTTGCCAAGCTTGCCAACCTCCTGAATGGGAAGTTGCTCAAAAACTCCGGAATAGTTTTGCCTGGCATACTGAAGTACGGACCCATCCAGGTCTATCCCCACATAATCACAATCTTTTAGGAATGCTGAGCCATACCCACTTCCACAGGCTGCATCTAGAACTCTGGATCCAGGAGAAATATATTTCCCAGCTAAGCGATATCGTTCAATATGTTTAACTGTAATA
Encoded proteins:
- a CDS encoding PAS domain S-box protein; this translates as MPLLVVFPLLRITFNDMLKYWRKLLETARFFHLGWLLLASFSVILFILGVWEILEHQIFKKTLEASVIIGLAVRGFLVFVLLGGWTIWIVYHFRIQLVDQLSATESRYRNIVENSADAIITIGEDNRIQSWNKGAERLFGWTANEAIGEAIGIMIPHKLMQSGELLCLAYGITKANEVKNYQTERLDNRGRTIPVNLTESALLSNGKVLGRSQIIRDISELQTIEHQMRQSDRLATVGQLAAGVAHEIGNPLTSISSLVQLLERRMDNPDHIGKLARIRANIERITKIVHELVDFTRPPATDVQTVQINDVVENAVGLMSYDNRSQKIKIELDLSPNLPRIKASPDKLHQVVVNLLVNAFDAMRESGDTIMITTSANTSSVSINVTDNGGGMTPEVLDKIFEPFFTTKDIGKGTGLGLSVSHGIINSMKGSLNVNSTPGEGATFLIEIPKES
- a CDS encoding sigma-54-dependent Fis family transcriptional regulator, with the protein product MDTSILIVDDEQEIRDSLSEVLTDEGFLTYTAENGAVALEMMKEIHYDIIISDIKMPELDGVTLLQKVKEQAPDTFVILVTSYGSTETAINAMRMGAIDYILKPIDFDELILRIKNIDLHKELLREVRFLRQEISAKYNYEHIIGESIAMKRMYRLIDKVAPSTSTVLVAGRSGTGKELVARAIHARSERAHRPFVAINCGAIPETLFESELFGYKKGAFTGASRDKDGVFKAAAGGTLFLDEVGEIPLQVQVKLLRVIEMREIKPLGSNTIIPINVRIIAATNRDLAKEVEKGSFREDLYYRLNIIEIYLPALSERKDDIPLLVTHFVNKYNNELKRRIIGVDNDAMKNLVNYNWKGEVRELENIIERAVLLSDGDMISLEDLPKRTVESSSSGYPDNLKEASRSFEKKHIVHMLEKCENDKAKVADILGIGLSSLYRKIDDLGIDTESE
- a CDS encoding nuclear transport factor 2 family protein translates to MNPIRMSRVESAIRIGLKYNEAFNKNDVKALAELITVDCILESSGPTPAGAVYSGKSELTQFWEDFFKVHPGARIELEDISSLGFKCIMRWRYDFPENIGELANLRGIDILELKQGLICKIWSYVKG
- the trxB gene encoding thioredoxin-disulfide reductase is translated as MSEQNHKQVIIIGSGPAGLTAAIYAARANLEPIIFEGDQPGGQLTTTNDVENYPGFEEGITGPELMDVMRKQAVRFGAVSKFEYVTAVDFSSKPHKVSVGDKEYTADAVIIATGASARYLGLPSEQKLKGFGVSACATCDGFFYRDKEVFVVGGGDSALEEAGFLTKFASKVYLVHRRDEFRGSKIMRKRVLDNPKVEVLWNTTIDEVLGEPDKGGVVGAILKDTVTGETREQAIDGIFMAIGHTPNTAIFKDQLKTDETGYLITKPDSTATDIEGVFAAGDVRDHVYRQAVTAAGNGCMAALEAERYITEMND
- a CDS encoding class I SAM-dependent methyltransferase; protein product: MFISPITVKHIERYRLAGKYISPGSRVLDAACGSGYGSAFLKDCDYVGIDLDGSVLQYARQNYSGVFEQLPIQEVGKLGKFDAIISYETLEHLDDPIVGMAALISTLKPGGCLLLSFPLNHPDDIYHKTIFTPERVDDLFNECFGSRIFKRTNFYQSAILIDDLKRDLSESDEGTLTVLLEEVVD